A window of Streptomyces sp. NBC_01689 genomic DNA:
GGGGTTTATCGACTTGCCCTCACGCTTGAGGGGGAATCGTCCCTTCCGGGGTGGTTCGCCGGGGATTCGGTGGGCAACTCTGGACTCGCGACGTCGTGAACAGCGCCGGGGTGGTCGGCCGACCACCTCGGAGCAGCCGTATCCCCCGTACGGCCCGGCCCACCGCCGGTCCGTGCATCCGGTTCATGGAGGAACTCACATGGCAAGCATCCGTACCGCCCGCGTTCTCGCCGCCGTCTCGGCGCTGCCTCTCGCCGCCGCCCTGTTCGCGGGCGTCGCGGCGGCGGACAACGGCGCGATCGCGGACAACGGGTCGAACGCCGGTGTGGCGACCGTCAGCGGCGGCGGTGTCGGGCGCGACAACAGCGGCAACTCCTCGACCACACAGCAACAGGCGGTGGGCTCCGGAGCCTCGATCCAGAGCAATACCGCGCAGGTGACCGGTTCGGCGTTCACGGTCGTCAACCAGTCGCCCACTGTCGTCCACTTCACCAGGCTCTGGTGAGCGTCGGCCGGTGAGCCCCCGCCGGGGCCCGCCGGTCCGGTCTCCCTCACGGGGGCCGTGCTTCCTGGGGTCGTGACACGTCCGCGCGACGGTGCTTCGGTGCCGTCGCGCGGACGTTTCCGCGTTCCCGCGCGGCCGGCCGCACGGTCGGGGTGCGGGGACCGCCGTCCGCCCCCCGGCCTCCCGTCTCCGGCCTCCGGCCTCCCGCCTCCCGCCTCCCGCAGCAAGCTTGACAGGCCATCAGATCTGACGGACAGTCAGAAATCCTTGTCCGTACGAGATCCGGGAGGGACGCCGACGTGCATCTCGCCCCCACCGAGCGTCAGCAGCGGCTGCGCGCCGAGCTGCGCGGGTACTTCCGGGACCTGATGCCGGACGGGCCCCCGCCGGCCGACGAGCCCGGCCGGCGGCGCGCGCTGCTGCGCCGCATCGGCGCCGACGGACTGCTCGGCATCGGCTGGCCGACCGCCTATGGCGGGCAGGGGCGCGGCCCGGACGAGCAGTTCGTGTTCTTCGACGAGGCGTACCGGGCCGGCGCACCGGTGTCGATGGTCACGCTGAACACCGTCGGCCCCACGCTCATGAAGAACGGCAGCGAGGAGCAGAAGGAGTACTTCCTCCCGCGCATCCTGAGCGGCGAACTCGTCTTCGCGATCGGCTACACGGAGCCCTCGGCCGGTACGGACCTGGCCGCGCTGCGCACCCGTGCCGAGCGCGACGGGACGGACTTCCTGGTCCACGGGCAGAAGATCTTCACCTCCAACGCCCAGGACGCCGACTGGATCTGGCTCGCCTGCCGCACCGACCCGCACGCCCCCCGGCACCGGGGCATCTCTGTCCTTCTCGTCCCCACGGACGCCCCGGGGTTCTCCTGGACGCCGATCGAGACGGTCGGCGGCCTGACGACCACCGCCACGTACTACGACGGCATCCGGGTCCCGGCCTCCCGTCTCGTCGGCGAGGAGAACCGCGGCTGGCGGCTGATCACCGACCAGCTCAACCACGAGCGCGTCGCCCTGGCCGCGATCGGCATGCAGGCCGAGGACTTCTGCGCGGCGGCGCTGGAGGCGGCGCGCACCCCCGACCCGGTGACGGGGCGGCGCCGGGCCGACGAGCCCTGGGTGCGGGCCGAGCTGGCCGAGGCGCACGCGCGACTGGCGGCATCCCGCCTGCTCAACTGGCGTCTGGTGGCCGAGGTGGGGGCCGGCGGCCCGGCGCCCGGCGACGCCGGCGGTGTGAAGGTCGCGGGAACGGAATCGGCGGTCGAGACGTATCGCTTATGTCAGCACATCGTGGGCGCGGAGGCGCTGGTGCGTTCCGGTTCGCCCGGGGTGTTCGGGGACGGCGAGCTGGAGCGGATGAACAGGGCGGCCCAGATCAACACGTTCGGGGGCGGGGTGAGCGAGGTGCAGCGGGAGATCGTGGCGACCATGCGCCTGG
This region includes:
- a CDS encoding acyl-CoA dehydrogenase family protein, with amino-acid sequence MHLAPTERQQRLRAELRGYFRDLMPDGPPPADEPGRRRALLRRIGADGLLGIGWPTAYGGQGRGPDEQFVFFDEAYRAGAPVSMVTLNTVGPTLMKNGSEEQKEYFLPRILSGELVFAIGYTEPSAGTDLAALRTRAERDGTDFLVHGQKIFTSNAQDADWIWLACRTDPHAPRHRGISVLLVPTDAPGFSWTPIETVGGLTTTATYYDGIRVPASRLVGEENRGWRLITDQLNHERVALAAIGMQAEDFCAAALEAARTPDPVTGRRRADEPWVRAELAEAHARLAASRLLNWRLVAEVGAGGPAPGDAGGVKVAGTESAVETYRLCQHIVGAEALVRSGSPGVFGDGELERMNRAAQINTFGGGVSEVQREIVATMRLGMTRGRR